One window from the genome of Commensalibacter oyaizuii encodes:
- the lnt gene encoding apolipoprotein N-acyltransferase: MNNIVSLRGFKGLLSLVFVGGMSALAFPPTYFIPILFFTFPILLLRLQAVTSWKAAFAQGYWFGFGLHTVGLVWLVNAILIRAQDFWWLVPIVSPLCAVLLAFWTGLATLIYYSISPLKWFRLFVFAGIWTICDMSRAILLPPTWWNPVLTGFPWNPLGSCWEFPGRVGDYFIQLAAFIGVDGLTFLTVLLVLLPLYGRKGMILLLGGIGCWLFIGYLRLAPAPPAQKDTPIVALIQGNIAEDDKINNTDSRCIFDNYLALTRQGVHDALVLQREQIIPSRPILFAWPESAFPGNVEIEVIARSMIMQSGKGAAFGIIGAITYDEKQHLYNSSVVLDPDNGAIIASYNKAKLVPFGESQPWYIPFHIVPGSTLTPGKGVDTLHLPGISAFGPLICYEVIFSGQVIDIHDKPKWLLNLTNDAWYGDSAGPRQHLAAVRLRAVEEGIPIVRVANTGISAVFDPYGREMARIGWDVRAAKAVALPGALPVTLFAVGGRWIPFGLSCLFILIGILHRKKRHNIDSKYVLN; this comes from the coding sequence ATCGTTAGCCTTCGTGGTTTTAAAGGGTTATTATCTTTAGTTTTTGTTGGGGGGATGTCAGCTTTGGCTTTTCCTCCAACTTATTTTATACCGATATTATTTTTTACATTTCCTATACTTTTATTAAGACTTCAAGCGGTAACTAGTTGGAAAGCAGCTTTTGCACAAGGATACTGGTTTGGATTTGGTTTACATACAGTTGGTTTAGTTTGGTTAGTTAATGCAATTTTAATCAGAGCCCAGGATTTTTGGTGGCTGGTTCCTATTGTTTCGCCGTTATGCGCAGTTTTATTGGCTTTTTGGACTGGATTGGCAACTTTAATATATTATTCGATATCCCCGCTGAAGTGGTTTAGATTATTTGTTTTTGCAGGGATATGGACAATTTGCGACATGTCCAGAGCTATTTTGTTACCGCCAACATGGTGGAATCCTGTTTTGACAGGGTTCCCTTGGAATCCATTGGGCAGTTGTTGGGAATTTCCTGGAAGAGTTGGTGATTATTTTATTCAACTGGCCGCATTTATTGGTGTCGATGGATTAACGTTCTTAACAGTTTTATTAGTGTTATTGCCTTTATATGGGCGGAAGGGAATGATCCTCTTATTAGGTGGCATAGGGTGTTGGTTATTTATAGGTTATTTAAGGTTGGCCCCTGCACCTCCTGCTCAGAAGGATACACCAATTGTTGCCTTAATTCAGGGAAATATCGCTGAAGATGATAAAATCAATAATACAGATTCCCGTTGTATTTTTGATAATTACCTTGCCTTAACGCGCCAGGGTGTTCATGATGCCTTAGTTTTACAAAGAGAACAGATCATTCCTAGTCGTCCGATTTTGTTTGCTTGGCCAGAAAGTGCTTTTCCTGGCAATGTAGAAATAGAAGTTATTGCCAGATCAATGATAATGCAAAGTGGAAAAGGGGCAGCATTTGGAATAATAGGGGCAATAACCTATGATGAAAAACAACATTTATATAATAGTTCGGTGGTGCTAGATCCTGATAATGGGGCGATTATTGCTTCTTATAATAAAGCCAAATTAGTGCCATTTGGTGAATCCCAGCCATGGTATATTCCTTTTCATATCGTTCCAGGATCAACATTAACACCAGGGAAAGGCGTAGATACACTCCATTTACCGGGGATCAGCGCATTTGGTCCGTTAATCTGTTATGAAGTTATTTTTTCGGGTCAGGTCATTGACATTCATGATAAACCAAAATGGTTGTTGAATTTAACAAACGATGCATGGTATGGAGATTCTGCTGGTCCCCGTCAACATCTAGCTGCGGTCAGGTTACGCGCGGTTGAAGAGGGGATACCTATTGTGCGTGTTGCGAATACGGGTATTTCTGCAGTTTTTGATCCTTACGGAAGAGAAATGGCACGGATTGGATGGGATGTCAGGGCGGCTAAAGCCGTTGCTTTGCCTGGTGCTTTACCAGTGACGTTGTTTGCCGTTGGGGGACGATGGATTCCCTTTGGATTGTCATGTCTGTTTATACTTATAGGAATATTACATCGGAAAAAGAGACATAATATTGATTCTAAGTATGTTTTGAATTGA
- a CDS encoding FUSC family protein has protein sequence MGKDRLKLEWLKTANFLPFSNLKSYSWCFAPSKEAIFFSLRTIIASYLALTIALWMELDSPKWALMTVWIVSQTSPGETISKSKWRVVGTLVGVIIAMIIVAAFPQEPILFGITMAIWMGGCCWIASLIRNSSSYGFVLAGYTCALIGLSSISDPNNVFMTAVARGSYIILGVLCQSFVERLFAINMHNKARFALHDNLLKAISGCLSVVTEVLKGDHQATFRVQQVFSAVAAFQNSIEFRKAELVYDNHVTDHVHATLSSISIVLTRLINLTVYMSHFPQEEAFQNICFKSQTYLENLVHSLSKDYDFQHHLNALNQLRWDCRQLIADCIYQDTSTILSDDVIPKSSLDARILYRSLSELLGEIEVILKQYQFAQNPPKKDNFTFTLPPLYNFKLAAGNGLRVFLAVLGGCLLWEITAWDQFPNAIGLLCVACGRLCLFENGYKMSLGFLKGVLIGILISALLDVTLMAVANTIEMIYLALFIPLFIGGLAIYNLPTRGVGMCFNIFFPFMLILGNQAKMDEITFLNSALSILCGVGLAVFAFRFLAPYSPQKVRHQIRVRMVRSIHVLPEVLPLPNPRRWLASTMDWFVSLMRQFDPSTESILIQKYNHGALAVMSIGLNIMELREMIKHDVLSKDVKMELRVVMRRISHFRGGRYGRTALIAKSAVRRLREREKKEKNLAKRLEITAAIACLILIFYALEKNVAFLNPSYRLYKRD, from the coding sequence GTGGGTAAAGATCGTTTAAAGCTGGAATGGTTAAAAACAGCGAATTTTTTACCTTTTAGTAATTTGAAATCGTATTCGTGGTGTTTTGCTCCTTCGAAAGAGGCAATTTTTTTCTCACTGCGGACAATTATCGCCTCTTACCTTGCTTTGACAATCGCTTTGTGGATGGAATTGGATAGTCCCAAATGGGCGTTGATGACAGTTTGGATTGTATCACAGACTTCCCCTGGCGAAACGATATCAAAATCTAAATGGCGTGTTGTAGGTACCCTTGTCGGTGTAATCATTGCAATGATAATTGTTGCAGCTTTTCCCCAAGAGCCCATATTATTTGGCATAACAATGGCAATATGGATGGGCGGATGCTGCTGGATTGCAAGTTTGATTCGAAATTCTAGTTCGTATGGTTTTGTTCTAGCTGGCTATACCTGTGCGCTGATTGGATTATCTTCTATAAGTGATCCTAATAATGTCTTCATGACCGCTGTTGCCAGGGGAAGCTATATTATTCTTGGGGTATTATGCCAAAGTTTCGTTGAACGTCTATTTGCAATTAATATGCATAATAAGGCCCGATTTGCTTTACATGACAATTTATTAAAAGCAATTTCTGGATGTTTATCGGTTGTCACTGAGGTCTTAAAAGGCGATCATCAAGCCACATTTCGAGTGCAACAAGTTTTTTCTGCTGTTGCTGCATTTCAAAATAGTATTGAATTTAGAAAAGCCGAGCTAGTATATGACAACCATGTTACCGATCACGTCCATGCAACTTTATCTTCGATTAGCATCGTATTGACGCGTTTAATTAATTTAACGGTCTATATGAGTCATTTTCCTCAAGAAGAGGCATTTCAGAACATTTGTTTTAAGAGTCAGACTTATTTGGAGAATTTAGTTCATTCTTTAAGCAAAGATTATGATTTTCAACACCATCTCAATGCTTTGAATCAATTACGTTGGGACTGCAGACAGTTAATTGCAGACTGTATTTATCAGGACACTTCTACTATCCTTTCCGACGATGTAATTCCTAAAAGCTCGTTAGATGCGCGTATTTTGTATCGTTCGCTTAGCGAATTGTTGGGCGAAATAGAGGTTATTTTAAAGCAGTATCAGTTTGCTCAAAATCCCCCAAAGAAAGATAATTTTACGTTTACATTGCCCCCCTTATATAATTTTAAACTGGCGGCTGGAAATGGGTTAAGGGTATTTCTTGCGGTATTAGGCGGATGTCTATTATGGGAAATAACGGCATGGGATCAGTTTCCTAATGCAATAGGATTATTATGCGTTGCCTGTGGACGGCTTTGTCTATTTGAAAATGGATATAAAATGAGTCTTGGGTTTTTGAAGGGTGTTTTAATTGGTATTTTAATCAGTGCGTTATTAGATGTAACTTTAATGGCTGTAGCGAATACAATTGAAATGATCTATTTGGCTCTTTTCATTCCGTTATTTATTGGCGGACTTGCCATTTACAATTTACCAACGCGTGGGGTAGGAATGTGTTTTAATATTTTCTTTCCCTTTATGCTTATTTTAGGCAACCAAGCTAAAATGGATGAGATTACTTTTTTAAATAGTGCTTTATCTATCTTGTGTGGTGTTGGATTGGCTGTTTTTGCGTTTCGTTTTTTAGCACCTTATTCTCCTCAAAAGGTAAGACATCAAATTCGGGTAAGAATGGTACGTAGCATTCATGTGTTGCCAGAGGTTCTGCCACTTCCCAATCCAAGAAGATGGCTAGCATCAACAATGGATTGGTTTGTCTCGTTGATGCGACAATTTGACCCTTCGACAGAAAGTATTTTGATCCAAAAATATAATCATGGTGCATTAGCTGTTATGTCTATTGGATTAAATATCATGGAATTGAGGGAAATGATTAAACATGATGTATTATCCAAAGATGTAAAAATGGAATTACGAGTTGTAATGCGCAGGATTAGTCATTTTCGTGGGGGACGATATGGTAGAACTGCTTTGATTGCTAAAAGCGCGGTAAGACGCTTAAGAGAAAGAGAAAAAAAAGAGAAAAATCTTGCAAAACGGTTAGAAATTACAGCTGCAATTGCGTGCTTAATATTAATTTTCTATGCGCTAGAGAAAAATGTTGCTTTCTTAAATCCTTCGTATCGTCTATATAAGCGAGATTGA
- a CDS encoding FUSC family protein: protein MARLQTVTSWLDRHLILSKAYIQSFGWIYAPSRSAFLFALRTTIASFLALGIALWMELDSPKWAPMTVWICARNTSRGETISKAYWRAVGTIFGAIAAIILVAIFPQQPWLFNLAVTFFLAVCVWFGTCMQSFKAYAMVLAGFTCAIIAFGSVNNPDGIFMLAMSRATYILLGVLSDSVVGRFFDFNLDRHARQQLNDNLLFAIKGTVQSVADMLSGDEKAVVKSQELFTAITNFNNTIEFRQIEMNGHDHTGDHAHAALFSVTAVLARSTGLSTQMNYFGEETYEFKLIIPVVQERLKKLLRRIEKGEGFLIEKQRLNALRWECRQRITDSFYQQRDRNRSTDAVKVNQTIFNDRILFRSLSELLGELQITLDEYYKSIHPYKNDHFNFHVTPPLNYSLAWKNCLRTFVAMTAACVMWYVTGWDKGGSAAALTGMGCARFCLFENPSASTFGWFKGSIYALIVGLFLTFVFIPPMENMFTLCVVLFIPTLIGGLGIANPKTLSVSASYASYLPYMLSLDNQARLDEVTFANNALSLFMGIIFALLSFRLIYPYSPINTRLNLRQTLLKNMRAVPTTHKRSPRIWLFQTTELLVTMIRQLNTTKNTKVVQAYHLGTMAVMMIGLNVLRLRSMIDHDIMTNDIKDLLRIVLRRISKFHGRYGRTVVVCHSVIKKLRKRELYEQNLAVRMEIVAAIACLTIIADSMEKNAAFLDVTHPFLQHEKWNE, encoded by the coding sequence GTGGCACGACTACAAACAGTCACGTCGTGGCTGGACAGGCATTTAATCTTATCAAAAGCATATATACAGTCTTTTGGCTGGATATATGCGCCATCTCGTTCTGCATTTTTATTTGCATTGCGTACGACAATTGCGTCCTTTTTGGCACTGGGTATTGCGCTGTGGATGGAATTGGACAGTCCCAAATGGGCACCCATGACGGTTTGGATTTGTGCGCGTAATACGTCGCGTGGTGAGACAATTTCAAAAGCGTATTGGCGGGCTGTGGGAACAATTTTTGGTGCAATTGCAGCCATTATTTTGGTCGCGATCTTTCCACAACAACCATGGCTATTTAATCTGGCGGTAACGTTCTTTTTAGCTGTTTGCGTATGGTTTGGAACCTGTATGCAAAGTTTTAAAGCCTATGCAATGGTTTTAGCAGGTTTTACTTGTGCAATCATTGCGTTTGGGTCAGTTAACAACCCCGATGGAATTTTTATGCTGGCAATGTCGCGGGCCACTTATATTTTACTTGGGGTATTATCAGATAGTGTAGTTGGACGATTTTTTGATTTTAATTTAGATAGACATGCCCGCCAGCAATTAAATGATAATTTATTATTTGCGATTAAAGGAACCGTTCAATCCGTTGCAGACATGCTTTCAGGGGATGAAAAGGCTGTTGTAAAATCTCAGGAACTGTTTACGGCAATTACAAATTTCAATAATACAATAGAATTTAGGCAAATCGAAATGAATGGGCATGATCATACGGGGGATCATGCCCATGCAGCATTATTTTCAGTAACCGCAGTGTTAGCCCGTAGCACAGGGTTATCTACACAAATGAATTATTTTGGTGAGGAAACTTATGAATTTAAACTTATTATCCCTGTGGTGCAGGAACGGTTAAAAAAACTATTACGACGTATTGAAAAAGGGGAAGGTTTTCTTATTGAAAAACAACGATTAAATGCATTGCGCTGGGAATGTCGTCAACGAATTACAGATAGTTTTTATCAACAACGAGACCGTAATCGTTCTACTGATGCTGTAAAGGTCAATCAAACCATTTTTAATGATCGGATTTTATTTCGAAGTTTAAGCGAGCTATTAGGTGAATTACAAATAACATTAGATGAATATTATAAAAGCATTCATCCATATAAAAATGATCATTTCAACTTTCATGTTACCCCTCCTTTAAATTATTCTTTGGCATGGAAAAATTGTTTGCGTACATTTGTTGCCATGACCGCGGCCTGTGTCATGTGGTATGTGACGGGTTGGGACAAGGGGGGATCTGCTGCTGCATTAACAGGAATGGGATGTGCACGTTTTTGTTTATTTGAAAATCCTTCTGCTTCAACCTTTGGATGGTTTAAAGGATCGATTTATGCATTAATTGTTGGTCTTTTCCTGACTTTCGTATTTATTCCTCCAATGGAAAATATGTTCACTCTATGCGTGGTATTATTTATTCCGACTTTGATTGGGGGGTTAGGAATTGCCAATCCAAAAACATTGTCTGTTTCAGCGTCCTATGCTTCGTATTTGCCATATATGTTGTCCTTAGACAATCAAGCCCGATTGGACGAGGTAACATTTGCAAATAATGCTTTATCCTTATTTATGGGGATTATATTTGCGCTTCTTTCTTTTCGGTTGATTTATCCGTACAGCCCAATAAATACACGGTTAAATTTACGTCAAACCTTATTGAAAAATATGCGGGCAGTGCCGACTACCCATAAACGTAGCCCACGGATTTGGTTGTTTCAGACAACGGAATTATTGGTAACAATGATACGTCAGTTAAATACAACAAAAAATACGAAAGTCGTGCAGGCCTATCATTTGGGAACGATGGCCGTCATGATGATTGGGTTGAATGTTTTGCGTTTAAGGTCGATGATTGATCACGATATTATGACCAACGACATTAAGGATTTGTTGCGAATTGTATTAAGACGAATTTCTAAATTTCATGGGCGGTATGGGCGTACTGTCGTTGTTTGTCATAGTGTTATCAAAAAGCTTAGAAAACGTGAGCTTTACGAACAAAATTTGGCTGTTCGTATGGAAATTGTGGCTGCTATTGCATGTTTAACAATCATTGCTGATTCAATGGAAAAAAATGCTGCATTTTTGGATGTAACTCATCCTTTTTTACAACACGAAAAATGGAATGAATAA
- a CDS encoding FUSC family protein yields the protein MHFIKLLSFRFTTLPSLRWIYAPPKATIIFVLRNLIASYIALTIALWMEMDSPRWAIMAVWVVAQNSSRGEILSKAYWVIFGNIIGMIAVLCIVASFPQQPLLFELSVAIWVSICCWFASCSRNFVSFGWSMAGFSCAIVLFATVRDQNETFMMVMSRGSYFILGILAENFTARLFDLNLQNNAYEKLNQELKIAIEKAIDSLVKILNGNNWAISGSDQVLSSVIAFNNTIEFRELEMRSIGRRGDHARATLSLISSLMVKAMGLSIHIQKNQKETLNFTYILPTTIHCLDEILKHLQAGKEITPCLQALNELRWECRQRIADSFYTDRNTVKQISSEYAQRALNDRILYQTLREVLAELEATLQQLDKSENQNLRDGFKFHMETSLDFKRAARNSIRAFVAITMGCLVWEITGWHNAPVFLSFLCMGCSRFCVFDNISLACRGWFKGICIAIITSAFFNFLVMPLITSIEMLCFILFFPLSIGALAMCVPKYAPIASGYMFFFCYLLGFSNQGRVDEVTFLNDSMALFMSGLVALFTYSIVFPYHTRRLRRQMRQKLLNGLHRLANSTTLPLGRKWIHFVSVSFVMLMRQLSEEQNSNLTNTYRRGCMAVMLIGINVIRLQAMVNNDIMTEDVKNILRVVLRRIAQFKGDKARYGQHARTVLIAYRAIAKFRKREETERNLAVRIEVSAAISSLILIAYALNRNASFLKVKSHNMLFY from the coding sequence GTGCATTTTATAAAGCTCCTATCATTTAGGTTTACGACGCTGCCATCACTACGTTGGATTTATGCTCCTCCTAAAGCAACAATTATCTTCGTTTTGCGGAATTTGATAGCTTCTTATATTGCCTTAACGATTGCTTTATGGATGGAGATGGACAGTCCCCGTTGGGCAATTATGGCAGTTTGGGTAGTTGCACAAAATTCATCACGAGGCGAGATTTTATCCAAAGCATATTGGGTTATTTTTGGCAATATTATTGGTATGATTGCTGTTTTATGTATTGTTGCTAGTTTCCCTCAACAACCTCTTTTATTTGAATTATCAGTTGCAATTTGGGTATCAATATGTTGTTGGTTTGCCAGTTGCAGCCGAAATTTCGTTTCTTTTGGTTGGTCTATGGCAGGGTTCAGTTGTGCCATTGTTTTGTTTGCAACTGTACGGGATCAAAATGAAACTTTTATGATGGTTATGTCGCGTGGTAGCTATTTTATTTTGGGTATATTGGCCGAAAATTTTACAGCGCGATTGTTCGATTTAAATCTACAAAATAATGCCTATGAAAAATTAAATCAGGAGTTAAAAATAGCTATTGAGAAGGCCATTGACTCGTTGGTTAAAATATTAAATGGAAATAACTGGGCTATATCTGGTTCTGATCAGGTATTATCCTCTGTGATTGCCTTTAATAACACAATTGAATTTAGAGAGTTGGAAATGCGTAGTATTGGTCGTAGGGGCGACCATGCTAGGGCAACCTTATCTTTGATTTCTTCTTTAATGGTCAAAGCGATGGGGCTTTCAATTCATATTCAAAAAAATCAAAAAGAAACTTTGAATTTTACTTATATTCTGCCAACAACAATTCATTGTTTAGATGAAATTTTAAAACATTTGCAAGCAGGAAAAGAGATTACCCCTTGTTTGCAGGCTTTAAATGAGTTGCGCTGGGAATGTCGTCAACGCATTGCTGATAGTTTTTATACAGATCGTAACACGGTAAAACAAATTTCATCTGAATATGCACAAAGAGCATTGAATGATCGAATATTATATCAAACTTTACGTGAAGTTTTGGCAGAGCTTGAGGCAACATTGCAACAATTAGACAAAAGTGAAAATCAAAATTTGCGTGATGGCTTTAAGTTTCATATGGAAACTTCACTTGATTTTAAACGGGCGGCACGTAACAGTATTCGGGCATTTGTTGCTATTACTATGGGGTGCTTAGTCTGGGAAATTACAGGATGGCATAATGCCCCTGTGTTTTTATCATTTTTGTGTATGGGATGCTCGCGATTTTGCGTGTTTGATAACATTAGCCTTGCCTGTAGGGGATGGTTTAAGGGGATATGCATTGCAATAATCACGAGTGCATTTTTCAACTTTTTAGTAATGCCGTTGATTACATCTATTGAAATGTTGTGTTTTATTTTATTTTTTCCTTTATCTATTGGGGCCTTGGCAATGTGTGTGCCAAAATATGCCCCAATTGCGTCTGGGTATATGTTCTTCTTTTGTTATTTATTAGGATTTAGTAATCAAGGGCGAGTTGATGAAGTAACTTTTTTAAATGATTCTATGGCTTTATTTATGAGTGGATTGGTCGCATTATTTACATATAGTATCGTGTTTCCGTACCATACGCGTCGATTACGCAGACAAATGCGTCAAAAATTATTAAACGGATTGCATCGTTTGGCTAATTCCACAACCCTTCCACTAGGAAGGAAGTGGATACATTTTGTTTCTGTTTCTTTTGTTATGCTTATGCGTCAATTAAGTGAGGAACAAAATAGTAATTTAACCAATACATATCGTCGTGGTTGCATGGCTGTTATGTTAATAGGGATAAACGTCATTCGTTTACAGGCTATGGTCAATAACGATATTATGACAGAGGATGTTAAAAATATATTAAGGGTGGTTTTGCGTCGCATTGCTCAGTTTAAAGGTGATAAGGCTAGATATGGCCAACATGCAAGAACAGTTTTGATTGCCTATAGAGCAATTGCTAAGTTTAGAAAAAGAGAAGAAACAGAACGTAATTTAGCCGTTAGGATAGAAGTTAGTGCGGCTATCTCTTCTTTGATCTTGATTGCATATGCATTAAATAGAAACGCATCGTTCCTTAAGGTAAAATCCCATAATATGCTTTTTTATTAA
- a CDS encoding FUSC family protein — protein sequence MVVGRSTLESLRWLYAPQKVAIIFAFRTILASYIALLVALWMELDSPRWAMMAVWIVAQNTSRGEVLSKAYWIIFGNITGVIVSLCIVAAFPQQPFLFELSIAFWVAFCCWVSSCTRNFRALGMVMAGYSCAIILFSSVNDPNETFMMAMSRGSYFILGILAENFTARIFDLNLHHHAHKKLNDDLQTAVEESIKSVTKMLDGNDWAVAQSDRLLSSIINLNNNIEFRERELKGTGHRGDHARAVLASVSGLLVKASGFSILMKQIQNQNLNFHHIIPLTKIYLTELLLALRSGEPLEYTLKALNSLRWECRQRIADSFYKTLGEKQFSNEEFATKLLNDRILYQSLREILAELEVALRELEKSRDITLHDHFKFDTKHAFDFKRAWRNAIRAFVAISVGCIAWEVTGWDRGPLFLAFLCMGCARFCIFENATLACMGWFKGACLAILVGGFFNFLILPTISNFEILFVILIVPLAVGGLAMCVPKYAPIASTYAFFFCYILGFSNDGRVDELSYFNNSLAVLMSGVFALASYRLFFPYRARRLRRQMREKLLQGMHHLAETATLPLAREWISFVSESLVVLMRQLNEDRNTTLIQTYRHGSMAVMLIGIHIIRLRSMVDFDIMSKDINDVLRVVLRRISVFDGRRAKYAPHARTVMIAHRAIAKFRQRELYEKNLAVRIEISAAISSLIIIAYALDKNASFLRIKNRHLLAK from the coding sequence ATGGTTGTTGGTAGATCCACGTTAGAGTCGCTACGATGGTTGTATGCTCCGCAGAAAGTAGCCATTATTTTTGCTTTTCGTACCATTCTTGCCTCTTATATTGCTTTATTAGTTGCATTATGGATGGAATTGGATAGCCCACGGTGGGCCATGATGGCCGTTTGGATTGTTGCTCAGAATACTTCACGGGGTGAGGTTCTATCCAAAGCATATTGGATTATTTTTGGAAATATTACAGGGGTTATTGTTTCTCTGTGTATTGTCGCAGCTTTCCCACAACAACCTTTCTTATTCGAATTATCAATAGCGTTTTGGGTGGCCTTTTGTTGTTGGGTTAGTAGTTGCACTCGTAATTTTCGTGCGTTGGGTATGGTTATGGCTGGATATAGCTGTGCCATTATTTTATTTTCATCTGTGAATGATCCTAATGAAACCTTTATGATGGCTATGTCACGAGGTAGTTATTTTATTCTGGGAATATTAGCCGAAAATTTTACAGCACGAATATTTGATTTAAATTTACATCATCATGCCCATAAAAAATTAAATGATGATTTACAGACTGCTGTTGAAGAGAGCATTAAATCAGTAACAAAGATGTTGGATGGTAATGATTGGGCGGTTGCACAGTCTGATCGGTTATTATCTTCTATTATTAATCTGAATAATAATATCGAATTTCGAGAAAGAGAGTTAAAAGGAACAGGGCACCGTGGTGATCATGCCCGAGCAGTATTGGCTTCTGTATCTGGATTATTGGTCAAAGCTAGTGGGTTTTCAATCTTGATGAAGCAAATTCAAAATCAGAATTTAAATTTTCATCACATTATTCCTTTAACCAAAATTTATTTAACAGAATTATTGCTGGCACTACGATCTGGTGAACCGTTAGAATATACGTTAAAGGCATTGAATTCATTAAGATGGGAGTGCCGTCAGCGCATTGCAGATAGTTTTTATAAAACACTTGGGGAAAAACAATTCTCAAATGAAGAATTTGCTACTAAATTGCTAAATGACCGGATTCTATATCAAAGCTTGCGAGAAATTCTGGCGGAATTGGAAGTTGCTTTGCGAGAGTTGGAAAAAAGTCGAGATATTACCCTGCATGATCATTTTAAATTCGATACCAAACATGCTTTCGATTTTAAAAGGGCGTGGCGTAATGCCATCCGTGCTTTTGTTGCTATTAGCGTAGGCTGTATTGCTTGGGAAGTGACGGGATGGGATCGTGGTCCATTATTCTTGGCATTTTTATGTATGGGCTGTGCGCGGTTTTGTATATTCGAAAATGCAACTTTGGCTTGTATGGGATGGTTTAAAGGGGCATGTCTAGCAATTTTAGTCGGTGGTTTTTTCAATTTTTTAATCCTGCCCACTATCAGCAATTTTGAAATTTTATTTGTTATACTTATTGTTCCCTTGGCTGTTGGGGGGCTTGCGATGTGCGTGCCAAAATACGCTCCTATAGCATCAACTTATGCTTTTTTCTTTTGTTATATCCTGGGGTTTTCAAATGATGGCAGGGTGGATGAGCTATCATATTTTAACAATTCGCTGGCCGTTTTAATGAGTGGGGTCTTTGCTTTGGCATCGTATCGACTGTTTTTCCCGTACCGTGCCCGCAGATTACGCCGTCAGATGCGGGAAAAATTATTGCAAGGCATGCATCATTTAGCTGAAACTGCAACTTTACCTCTTGCACGGGAATGGATCAGTTTTGTTTCTGAATCACTTGTTGTTTTAATGCGTCAATTGAATGAAGATAGAAATACAACTTTAATTCAAACGTATCGTCACGGCAGCATGGCTGTAATGTTGATTGGAATACACATTATTCGCTTACGTTCAATGGTCGATTTCGATATTATGAGCAAAGATATTAATGATGTTTTACGTGTCGTTTTACGTAGAATTTCAGTTTTTGATGGTCGCCGTGCAAAATATGCCCCTCATGCTCGAACCGTTATGATTGCGCATAGAGCCATAGCTAAATTCCGTCAACGCGAGTTATATGAAAAGAATCTGGCTGTTCGTATTGAGATAAGTGCAGCAATTTCATCTTTGATTATTATTGCTTATGCTTTAGACAAAAATGCTTCTTTTTTAAGAATTAAAAATCGACATTTACTTGCAAAATAA